From a single Erpetoichthys calabaricus chromosome 1, fErpCal1.3, whole genome shotgun sequence genomic region:
- the LOC127527741 gene encoding E3 ubiquitin/ISG15 ligase TRIM25-like: MAEAQLFGLQDEITCLMCLDTLSDPVSILCGHSFCLKCLTDYWDQSQECSCPQCRRIFTTRPELHRNTVLNEIIRKIKQPRLSPHPSQSCASPGDVECDTCTEKKFRAVKSCLTCMISFCQTHLQPHFEIAAWKDHKLTDPVRNLKEEICAEHVKSLEIFCKTDETCICVMCVVNGHSGHKTVELETERKEKQKQLEATLSEIRRRIKEKEKTLKEMRRAMEQMKTS; encoded by the exons ATGGCCGAAGCCCAGCTGTTTGGATTACAGGATGAGATCACCTGCTTGATGTGTCTGGACACCCTGAGTGACCCCGTCTCGATCCTctgtggtcacagtttctgtctgaagtgcctcactgactactgggatcagagccaagagtgcagctgtcctcagtgcagaaGGATCTTCACCACGAGGCCTGAACTTCACAGAAACACTGTGCTGAATGAaatcataagaaaaataaaacagccgAGACTCAGTCCTCATCCATCTCAAAGTTGTGCCAGCCCTGGAGATGTGGAGTGTGACACCTGTACTGAGAAGAAGTTCCGAGCAGTGAAGTCCTGTCTGACCTGCATGATCTCTTTCTGTCAGACTCACCTACAGCCCCACTTTGAAATAGCAGCCTGGAAGGACCACAAGCTGACTGATCCAGTTAGAAATCTGAAGGAGGAGATCTGTGCAGAACATGTCAAGAGTCTGGAGATATTCTGTAAAACTGATGAGACCTGCATCTGTGTGATGTGTGTGGTGAATGGACACAGTGGGCATAAAACGGTGGAGCTGGagacagaaagaaaggaaaaacag aaacagctggaggCGACACTGAGTGAAATCAGGAGGAGAATTAAGGAGAAAGAGAAGACACTGAAGGAGATGAGGAGGGCGATGGAGCAGATGAAG ACATCGTGA